The Aedes albopictus strain Foshan chromosome 1, AalbF5, whole genome shotgun sequence genomic interval CGGATCCGTGCTAAAGTCGTACCGAACCTTGATGCAGCTGGTGAACTGCGGGATGGTATCTTCCAGTGCGATCCGTAGGAGTACGTTTTTAACCCCGAACATGTAGTAATCAGAGATAGTGTCCAGCGACTAGATGGCAGCCCATGGCCAGGAGGGATCATGATGTTGAAAATAAGCTGCATGGTGGCGTTAACGATTTCCGGCATTTGCACTGACTTCGGATTGATAAGTTTCCAGAAGGTATTGCAGAACAGCTCCGCTTCCAGCAAGGTCGGCATATCCGTGTCAAAAACTTAATCCGGAATTCTTGGTACCGGTACTGTTCTAGGTGATATCTCTTGAGGCTTTTCGACATCGGTCGGTAGTCCCCTCGGGAGATTGCAGAAAAGGCCAAACAATCGGGTCGCCATCGGCCTCGCATGCCCGAAGGCCAGGTTTTGAGTGACACTGCATCAGCACTATGGAACCGGCAAACTTTCTTGACTCGTTTCTTGATTTGAGGATTTGAGAACCTTCCTCCGGCTGGCGTCCGGTTCCTCGGTGTAAGTCGACCTAAATAACAGAGAACCTAATTAAATCCGGAACTCATTTTTTGATACGGAAAAACAAAACAGCACTAGAGTGTCTCGAGTGTACCTACCTGTTTCGGTGTTTTATCCAATCTCGTTAAACTGCACCATCCTGGCTTTCGAACCCTTCGTCGCTGAACTAATCAATGCCTGCTGTGTGTATTTTTCGTCCGGACGACGGCTACTTGCTGACTGCTGTGGCTGCGGGGAAAACTATTACACCTGAAATAGTCAGTGAATGAACAAATGATAATGAAATGTAATGTTATTTGTGTAATTATATTGAATTTTTACCGGAGATTTCTGCTTCCGTGTTGCCGCTCCAAGCTCCAAAcagtttcaaacttttttttttttattttttttttgttcacgaATTGACAGATGGGTAAATACGAATCCATGTATATTAGTGAtgctaacgagcctggataaaacaaagaggagaaacgtcaaaattggaacagtcgattttatgtcatccccatagttccaatcgagcaggagacctgtcaaaacgacaaggattcgccactttggtatactcgagacactttaagtGATGCCATGTATAGGCAAACGAAGATCAACCAAAATCGAGGCAGAAGTTATCGGTCGAAATAATGTATgggaatttgaacatttttccaaatattttaaaTATGCCGAAATTTtggtaaaaaatatttggtaccgTAGATTGCTATCATTATGGCCTACAacctgtaccaaatattttttctaataaaatgttTAATTGGTCAAGAAACCGATTTTTAttaatttctccatacattttaaaagtgaaaaactcctgctcactagcgccatctgttgcaatTTTTGCAAAAGCTGGTAATCCATTAGATTTACCTGGACCACTTTCGCTAAAGTACTGACGCAACGACTAGAGCATCAAAGGGATCTGCCCACCTGTCCAATTAGATCTTGTTCAGTATGTTAGGAGTTCAATTTTCAATAATGTTCAACTTACGTAGTAGTTCTGTAGTTTTAGAACTTAGTATTAACTAATTGTGATTAGATTTACCACCGTACTATTTCAATTATAGGTTATCTAAGAGAAAAAAACTAGATTTAAGTTCAAATTAAGGTATGAGGCCCACGAATTCAAAGCATACCAGCACACTATTCAATCGAGTACATAAGTTCACGTTCGATCTACTAATGCTAATAATAACAGTATAAGATTAACGAATTCTAATAATTTGGCTAGCATTCACTGCACATCACATTCCATGTAGCTTCTGTTTTGATTTTTTCTGCAATTCATCAACGGCGAGCGGATCGCTCGGTGGCAACCTACACGTCACGTTGACGTTACCACAGCTGACCCTTATTCGTTTGACTTGTGTAGAGACGCGCCGACCGAggggcagtgttgggaatactcacttgcgaaaagttataccacagacaaacagacgtaacacttgcgaaatttccatcgaccacgcttttaacgatcattttaaattttcacagttgtggctttcacaaccagaggcgcgcgcatcgttttccaatgcgtttgacgtttcacactagcgccttctgttgacgatattgcacaacacagtgattcgtgcaacttttccaccaggtgatggtagtgtgaactgggcgatggatttccatgaaaatcgttcaaggtgttacgtctgtttgtctgtggttatactcacttgcttctacctcagtccagaagcatgctatcaaaaaatggtgTTTGAAggtcttttagattgtagtttaacctaaaagtttgccgaataaagtaaaggttgcAAACGCATAACAAaactgtgagagagctgtgagcacaaggtgagtatgaattacacgaattttactcacctcgtactcacagctctcttacaactttggtatgcgtctgcgatctttactttattcggcaaacttttagattaaactacaatctaaaagcccttcaaacatcattttttgatagcatgcttctggattgagatagaagcaagtgagtatcactcttgcaagtgagtattctcaacactgccgAGGGGTCGCaacaaacatgttaaacaataaatatagtttaatcatttccagttttttgtgattgattaatcatgattaatcatgatttttaatcaatgagccatttttattcattaatcataatcaataatcatagataaaaccaattttaatcattaatcataatctttaatcatcctaaaaatcaaattaatcattaatcataatcaataatcaccaaaattgaaattttaatcatcaatgattaatcatgattaaattttttgttaatcatgaacgctctggtagagagacgaaccagtcaagggctgaaagtctctttaataaggacaaatcaatcaatcaatcagtctATGGTGTAGCGGatgctattgttgataacaaGTAAATGCTGAAGCGTGTGAGGCAGCCATCAGGTGAGCAGCTACCAGATGGCGCCCGCAAGGCTAGACGGAtgctaaccccgaaggtcggtagTTATgctgaaaaggccggcccatcCCGGATCGAAGGGAACGGGGGGTTGCGACCATTGATTGATGATCAACAACCACAAGATAGAGCTGGTCAGGGGAAGGACGCCCCTTGGACCAAAGTAGAGAGaaagaagaaaaggaagaaaCCGCAAGCATAAGGAAACCTGACCTTGAAAACGTAGGACGGAAGGTGCCAAGAGCGAGaagggcgacgcgctcgtcatcaagactgaacagtccaagtactcggatcGGAAGTCTTGAAgcctcgtggatctgggagccgacgtgcgtagTATTAGGCGTACTCGTATCaagtgaaatgatcctcgagctcaagcgcgataAGAAACCCAAGGGCGGCTTCTACAAATGTCTGGCGGAAGAAGTCCTTGGTGAGGGCAttcaggtgagggctcttacagcgaaGGCGACTCTGAGGGTTAAAAATCCAGACGAGATCAGTAACGCAGAAGAACTCGTCACAATACCCGTGTGaggatgcgatgagtatcgtgaggtcagatctgagctgcatgaaattttcAGAGTTCGAGGAAACCAACAGAAACTTGTTAGAGAagtgtgaccaggtcaaatttgagcctctgggtcttcctctgctgcgatgtcctgatgggttccaatctaacactATTTTGCAGCTTTCGTTCccagcgtagagtgtggccgatgtGCACGCGGTACTATCAATTATTggtacttgctgtgcagttggaagcaggcgtgggtttgaccctgcccgccttccgaggaaaaAGGGAGTGGTGAAAGCCACCCGGGAAActgactaagcgccagcatgctatcgtgatggactccccaaagcgtgtcatcgatgttcggtgctgcaggctacgcagctaaccatgagggtgcgatgtgcactagctcctCTCTAAAGCAATGCCTTTAGAGAgtagttccggagagacgaagggtttggcgaccataaaatttgtttagtgggtcgaggagagagtagtcctagcTTATACATTTGTTGTAGAAgatggccttaaccccacactacctgaacCTTCCTgctcgggtgtctgttgagcagattttccccctatggtttagtagAAAAACATATACTaaagcctgagtgtcctctgctgtacgtaggagtcgcccCCGTTCGACTCGAATGTGCGTCTCGAatcccgcactctgcgaaggatccGCAAATCTCTAAGGCTTAGCATTTCCAACATTATTAACTTTTCAGTGGCTCAATTTTATAAATGTATGCAAAAATACAAAAAGAAGACGCGGAAGCTGATTGATGAGCATTATTGAGTGTAttattttacattttattttattgatgcacaaggaggTCATAGAGCCAAGTTTCCAATGCAAGTCCAAGGACTTACATCATCtataatacaccgtggaatttgggagtaggcattaCAACGTCTTTAGCCcggcggcttttaagttttgcgtggcatTAAGGAttaggaaaggtgggagattgatttgCGTATTGAGCTGGAAAAGAATGTGTGGTTAAGTAAATGGCCATGtgtttctctgtagagtaaaggtTCATtcaagccccgagacctgacagcaatcaagatGATCAtaaggttgtgcctttgcccagggtGATTGAATTATAACacataaccctttcgtgacggagcgcaaaaaagtgaaatctccatacaaatttctcaaCTTTGGCcaccagaactcttagatttcccaaaaaagcaattattatttttccttatttgaaagaactactcttttgatttctagcgttgactacgtagataaattgtaaataaaaaatatgcgacagattaaacttttt includes:
- the LOC134285730 gene encoding uncharacterized protein LOC134285730, translated to MPTLLEAELFCNTFWKLINPKSVQMPEIVNATMQLIFNIMIPPGHGLPSSRWTLSLITTCSGLKTYSYGSHWKIPSRSSPAASRFGTTLARIRPSEQAVGEGTGFLKCFFRGPFGASSFF